In Gloeocapsa sp. DLM2.Bin57, the following proteins share a genomic window:
- a CDS encoding sensor domain-containing diguanylate cyclase produces the protein MDIFSEIEAVYQRALLLRQRATESPVQPELVEDALRELLFVLEELQTSQEELRQQNQQLIAARHQVELERQNYQVLFELAPDGYLVTNRQGKIYQANQAAAELFSIPKSYLINKPLMVLIHESNRQLFQTLLLTLNQSDDWEVFINKGNGDKRTLALSVTQVKGLYDQEDTLLWLARDITERKLAEAQIHYLAYYDSLTNLPNRYLLLEHLENTFALAKRSYHYGALLFIDLDRFKTINDSCGHDFGDLLLPQVAMRLQQSLRQTDMVARFRGDEFVILLPELSYQQEIAALLSQNIAEKILTSLTVPFMLEQQEVIIGASIGIALFPDGIESVNELLKQGDTAMYYAKKYECNKICLFESKMQFNQERV, from the coding sequence ATGGACATATTCTCAGAAATAGAAGCCGTATATCAACGAGCTTTGCTCTTGCGTCAGCGTGCTACTGAGTCGCCTGTACAACCAGAACTAGTGGAGGATGCCCTTAGAGAGCTTCTCTTTGTTTTAGAAGAATTACAAACCTCACAAGAAGAACTACGTCAGCAAAATCAACAATTAATAGCAGCTAGACATCAGGTTGAATTAGAACGTCAAAATTACCAAGTTTTATTTGAACTAGCACCAGATGGATATCTGGTTACTAATCGACAAGGAAAAATTTACCAAGCCAATCAAGCAGCAGCTGAGTTATTCTCTATTCCTAAATCTTATTTAATCAATAAACCTCTAATGGTGTTGATTCATGAATCTAATCGCCAACTCTTCCAAACCCTGCTTTTAACTCTCAACCAAAGCGATGACTGGGAAGTATTTATTAATAAAGGTAACGGAGATAAACGAACATTGGCACTCTCAGTTACCCAGGTCAAAGGACTTTATGACCAAGAAGATACCCTTCTGTGGTTGGCACGTGATATTACTGAAAGAAAGCTTGCTGAGGCACAAATCCACTATCTGGCATATTATGACTCCCTGACTAATCTACCTAATCGTTATCTCCTTTTAGAACACCTAGAGAATACCTTCGCCCTTGCTAAACGTTCTTACCACTACGGAGCGTTGTTATTTATCGATTTAGATCGTTTTAAGACTATTAATGATTCTTGTGGTCATGATTTTGGCGATCTCTTACTTCCTCAAGTCGCAATGCGTCTTCAACAATCTCTACGTCAGACAGATATGGTAGCACGTTTTAGGGGAGACGAGTTTGTGATCCTGTTGCCAGAGTTATCATATCAACAGGAGATAGCTGCTCTTCTGAGTCAAAATATTGCTGAGAAAATTCTTACTTCACTTACTGTTCCTTTTATGTTAGAACAACAAGAAGTGATCATCGGTGCTAGTATTGGCATTGCTCTTTTCCCCGATGGGATTGAAAGTGTTAACGAGCTTTTGAAACAAGGGGATACTGCTATGTATTATGCTAAAAAGTATGAATGTAATAAAATATGTCTATTTGAAAGTAAAATGCAATTTAATCAAGAGAGGGTTTAA
- a CDS encoding arginine--tRNA ligase — protein sequence MIRELNDRFSQALGKAFGQEIIPTDPLVVVASNPKFGDYQCNVALSLTKVLGKKPQEIAQKIIEELEITDICLPPTIAGPGFINLTLQPDYLSTKLLKIYQDSDRLGVEISQPQQRVALDFSSPNIAKEMHVGHLRSTIIGDCLARILSFRGHQVLRLNHVGDWGTQFGMLIAYLREAYPEALVKQDALMIGDLVTFYKQAKLRFDEDENFRETSRQEVVKLQSGVEDTRRAWELLCEQSRREFQVIYDLLDIELVERGESFYNPFLADIIELLSAKNLLTVDNGAKCVFLEGFTNKQGEPLPLIVQKSDGGYNYATTDLAALQYRIREDKANRIIYVTDMGQANHFAQFFQVAKRAGILPENVEVVHVPFGLVLGGDGKKIKTRSGETVRLRDLLDEAIARSRQDLVNRLTQEGRQETTEFIENVAKVIGISAVKYADLSQNRTSNYAFSYDKMLALQGNTAPYLLYAYVRVQGIIRKGNIDFKQLPENIDIILEQPSEQNLAKHLLQFSDLLAEVEKELLPNRLCQYLFELSQKFNQFYDQCPVLQAEENIRISRLLLSEITARTLKIGLSLLGIPVLDRL from the coding sequence CCACAGGAAATCGCCCAAAAAATCATTGAAGAATTAGAAATCACTGATATCTGTCTCCCTCCTACTATAGCAGGTCCTGGCTTTATTAATCTCACCCTTCAACCAGATTATCTCAGCACAAAATTACTAAAAATATATCAAGATAGCGATCGCCTCGGTGTGGAAATCTCTCAACCTCAACAACGAGTAGCGCTAGACTTTTCTAGTCCTAATATAGCTAAAGAAATGCACGTAGGACATTTGCGATCGACAATTATTGGTGACTGTTTAGCACGTATCCTCAGCTTTAGAGGTCACCAAGTGTTACGTCTTAATCACGTAGGTGATTGGGGTACACAGTTTGGTATGTTAATTGCTTATCTACGAGAAGCTTATCCAGAAGCGTTAGTCAAACAAGACGCACTCATGATTGGTGATTTAGTAACTTTCTATAAACAAGCCAAACTACGGTTTGATGAAGATGAAAACTTTCGAGAAACTTCCCGTCAAGAAGTAGTTAAACTTCAATCGGGAGTAGAAGATACTCGTCGCGCTTGGGAGTTATTATGTGAACAATCCCGACGAGAATTTCAAGTTATCTATGATTTACTAGATATTGAATTAGTAGAAAGAGGAGAATCTTTTTATAATCCCTTTTTAGCTGATATCATCGAGTTATTAAGTGCTAAAAACCTTTTAACCGTTGATAATGGTGCTAAATGCGTCTTTTTAGAAGGATTTACCAATAAACAGGGTGAGCCTTTACCTCTGATTGTCCAAAAATCCGACGGAGGATATAATTACGCTACCACAGATTTAGCAGCTCTACAATATCGTATCCGAGAAGATAAAGCTAATAGAATTATTTATGTAACAGATATGGGACAAGCGAACCACTTCGCCCAATTCTTCCAAGTAGCAAAACGCGCGGGTATTCTCCCAGAAAATGTAGAAGTAGTTCATGTTCCCTTTGGTTTAGTATTGGGAGGAGACGGGAAAAAAATTAAAACCCGATCAGGAGAAACAGTCAGGTTGCGAGATTTATTAGATGAAGCGATCGCGCGATCGCGTCAAGACTTAGTTAACAGATTAACCCAAGAAGGACGTCAAGAAACGACAGAATTTATCGAAAATGTTGCCAAAGTCATCGGAATTAGTGCGGTCAAATACGCAGATTTAAGTCAAAATCGCACTAGTAATTATGCTTTTAGTTATGATAAAATGCTTGCTCTTCAAGGTAACACTGCGCCTTATTTACTTTATGCTTACGTAAGAGTACAAGGTATAATTCGTAAAGGTAATATTGATTTTAAGCAACTACCAGAAAATATAGATATTATCTTAGAACAACCCTCAGAACAAAATTTAGCTAAACATCTTCTTCAATTTAGTGATCTATTAGCAGAAGTCGAAAAAGAATTATTACCCAATCGATTGTGTCAATACTTATTTGAATTAAGTCAAAAATTCAACCAATTTTATGATCAATGTCCAGTTTTACAAGCAGAAGAAAATATCAGAATTTCTCGTCTTTTACTCTCAGAAATAACCGCAAGAACTTTAAAAATAGGTTTATCTTTACTAGGAATTCCTGTACTAGATAGACTATAA
- a CDS encoding sensor domain-containing diguanylate cyclase: LRQRATESPVQPELVEDALRELLFVLEELQTSQEELRQQNQQLIAARHQVELERQNYQVLFELAPDGYLVTNRQGKIYQANQAAAELFSIPKSYLINKPLMVLIHESNRQLFQTLLLTLNQSDDWEVFINKGNGDKRTLALSVTQVKGLYDQEDTLLWLARDITERKLAEAQIHYLAYYDSLTNLPNRYLLLEHLENTFALAKRSYHYGALLFIDLDRFKTINDSCGHDFGDLLLPQVAMRLQQSLRQTDMVARFRGDEFVILLPELSYQQEIAALLSQNIAEKILTSLTVPFMLEQHEVIIGANIGIALFPDGIKSVNELLKHGGTAMSYAKICGRNKVCLFESKMQFNH, encoded by the coding sequence TCTTGCGTCAGCGTGCTACTGAGTCGCCTGTACAACCAGAACTAGTGGAGGATGCCCTTAGAGAGCTTCTCTTTGTTTTAGAAGAATTACAAACCTCACAAGAAGAACTACGTCAGCAAAATCAACAATTAATAGCAGCTAGACATCAGGTTGAATTAGAACGTCAAAATTACCAAGTTTTATTTGAACTAGCACCAGATGGATATCTGGTTACTAATCGACAAGGAAAAATTTACCAAGCCAATCAAGCAGCAGCTGAGTTATTCTCTATTCCTAAATCTTATTTAATCAATAAACCTCTAATGGTGTTGATTCATGAATCTAATCGCCAACTCTTCCAAACCCTGCTTTTAACTCTCAACCAAAGCGATGACTGGGAAGTATTTATTAATAAAGGTAACGGAGATAAACGAACATTGGCACTCTCAGTTACCCAGGTCAAAGGACTTTATGACCAAGAAGATACCCTTCTGTGGTTGGCACGTGATATTACTGAAAGAAAGCTTGCTGAGGCACAAATCCACTATCTGGCATATTATGACTCCCTGACTAATCTACCTAATCGTTATCTCCTTTTAGAACACCTAGAGAATACCTTCGCCCTTGCTAAACGTTCTTACCACTACGGAGCGTTGTTATTTATCGATTTAGATCGTTTTAAGACTATTAATGATTCTTGTGGTCATGATTTTGGCGATCTCTTACTTCCTCAAGTCGCAATGCGTCTTCAACAATCTCTACGTCAGACAGATATGGTAGCACGTTTTAGGGGAGACGAGTTTGTGATCCTGTTGCCAGAGTTATCATATCAACAGGAGATAGCTGCTCTTCTGAGTCAAAATATTGCTGAGAAAATTCTTACTTCACTTACTGTTCCTTTTATGTTAGAACAACACGAAGTGATCATCGGTGCTAATATTGGCATTGCTCTTTTCCCCGATGGGATTAAAAGTGTTAACGAGCTTTTGAAACACGGAGGTACTGCTATGTCCTATGCTAAGATTTGTGGACGTAATAAAGTATGTCTATTTGAAAGTAAAATGCAATTTAATCATTGA
- a CDS encoding Uma2 family endonuclease, producing MILDYNPLSCLPSAEDLPDSDDTPVDNELQDLIPHLLKVILAFIWSEDFHWFFGLDMGIYYSTDDPTKVIVPDGFLALGVPRIIDHDLRLSYVLWEELVIPTLTLEVVSQTRRGEYTLKKELYAEIGILYYVIYNPLRKRKPSLEVYKLNQGKYELLNQETPIWLPEIGLGIGKDRGSFQGIEREWLYWYDSEGKRYLTPEEKAKKLEAKLRSLGINPDDI from the coding sequence ATGATTTTGGATTATAATCCCTTAAGTTGTCTTCCGAGTGCAGAAGATTTACCCGATTCTGATGATACTCCTGTGGATAATGAATTACAAGACCTGATTCCTCATTTACTTAAGGTTATTCTCGCTTTTATTTGGTCTGAGGATTTTCACTGGTTTTTCGGTTTAGATATGGGTATCTATTATTCTACGGATGACCCAACTAAGGTAATTGTTCCTGATGGTTTTTTAGCTTTGGGTGTACCTAGAATCATTGATCATGATTTACGTCTCTCTTATGTGCTATGGGAAGAATTGGTTATTCCTACTTTGACTCTAGAGGTAGTTTCTCAAACTCGACGGGGTGAATATACTCTTAAGAAGGAATTATACGCAGAAATTGGCATTTTATATTATGTGATTTATAATCCTTTACGTAAACGTAAACCTTCTCTAGAGGTATATAAACTGAATCAGGGTAAGTATGAGTTGTTAAATCAAGAAACACCTATATGGTTACCAGAGATAGGGTTAGGAATAGGTAAGGATAGGGGGAGTTTCCAGGGAATTGAAAGAGAATGGTTGTATTGGTATGATAGTGAGGGTAAGCGTTATTTGACTCCTGAAGAGAAAGCTAAAAAATTAGAAGCTAAATTGCGTAGTTTAGGGATTAATCCTGATGATATTTAG